Proteins found in one Zea mays cultivar B73 chromosome 1, Zm-B73-REFERENCE-NAM-5.0, whole genome shotgun sequence genomic segment:
- the LOC100281255 gene encoding branched-chain-amino-acid aminotransferase isoform X1, with translation MAALTSAKGALLPSWARSSSSGHGGDLWRVLGKALATAGGGGGGGCSLLLPRRWQSSLPQLDHVADSMRVNVLRRSNEESGGEIDWDNLGFGLTPTDYMYVTRCSPEDRGDFPRGELCRYGNIELSPSSGVLNYAQGLFEGMKAYRRPDRAGYTLFRPEENARRMQRGAERMCMPAPSVEQFVHAVRQTVLANRRWVPPQGKGALYLRPLLVGSGPILGLAPAPEYTFLIYAAPVGNYFKEGLAPINLVVHDEFHRAMPGGTGGVKTIANYAPVLRAQMDAKSKGFTDVLYLDSVHKRYLEEVSSCNVFVVKGGVVATPDTRGTILPGITRKSVIELARDRGYKVEERLVSIDDLVAADEVFCTGTAVVVAPVSTVTYQGERYEFRTGPDTVSQELYTTLTSIQMGMAAEDSKGWTVAVE, from the exons ATGGCCGCGTTGACATCTGCGAAGGGCGCTCTCCTTCCGTCGTGGgctcgcagcagcagcagcggccATGGCGGCGACTTGTGGAGGGTCCTGGGGAAGGCGTTGGCTACG gccggaggaggaggcggcggcggatGCTCCCTTCTGCTCCCGCGCCGGTGGCAGTCGTCGCTGCCGCAGCTGGACCACGTCGCCGACAG CATGCGTGTGAACGTACTACGCAGGTCCAACGAGGAGAGCGGCGGCGAGATCGACTGGGACAACCTCGGCTTCGGCCTCACCCCGACCGACTACATGTACGTCACGCGGTGCTCGCCGGAGGACCGCGGCGACTTCCCCCGCGGCGAGCTCTGCCGCTACGGCAACATCGAGCTCAGCCCCTCCTCCGGCGTTCTAAACTACGCCCAG GGCCTGTTCGAGGGAATGAAGGCGTACcggcggccggaccgggccgggtaCACGCTGTTCCGGCCGGAGGAGAACGCGCGGCGGATGCAGCGCGGCGCCGAGCGCATGTGCATGCCGGCGCCGTCGGTGGAGCAGTTCGTCCACGCCGTCAGGCAGACAGTCCTCGCCAACAGGCGCTGG GTGCCGCCGCAGGGGAAGGGAGCCCTGTACCTCCGGCCTCTGCTCGTGGGGAGCGGCCCGATCCTTGGGCTGGCTCCGGCCCCCGAGTACACCTTCCTCATCTACGCCGCACCCGTTGGGAACTACTTCAAG GAGGGCCTGGCGCCCATCAACCTGGTGGTGCATGACGAGTTCCACCGCGCGATGCCCGGCGGCACCGGCGGGGTCAAGACCATCGCCAACTACGCGCCG GTGCTGAGGGCGCAGATGGACGCCAAGAGCAAGGGGTTCACGGACGTGCTGTACCTGGACTCGGTCCACAAGCGGTACCTGGAGGAGGTGTCGTCGTGCAACGTGTTCGTCGTCAAGGGCGGCGTGGTCGCCACGCCGGACACCCGGGGCACCATCCTGCCGGGCATCACGCGCAAGAGCGTCATCGAGCTCGCCAGGGACCGCGGATACAAGGTTGAGGAACGCCTGGTTTCCATCGACGATCTGGTGGCCGCAGACGAGGTGTTCTGCACCGGGACCGCGGTGGTGGTTGCTCCCGTGTCGACAGTCACGTACCAGGGCGAGAG GTATGAGTTCAGAACGGGGCCGGACACGGTGTCGCAGGAGCTGTACACGACGCTGACATCCATTCAGATGGGCATGGCCGCCGAGGACAGCAAGGGATGGACAGTAGCAGTAGAGTAG
- the LOC100281255 gene encoding branched-chain-amino-acid aminotransferase gives MAALTSAKGALLPSWARSSSSGHGGDLWRVLGKALATAGGGGGGGCSLLLPRRWQSSLPQLDHVADRSNEESGGEIDWDNLGFGLTPTDYMYVTRCSPEDRGDFPRGELCRYGNIELSPSSGVLNYAQGLFEGMKAYRRPDRAGYTLFRPEENARRMQRGAERMCMPAPSVEQFVHAVRQTVLANRRWVPPQGKGALYLRPLLVGSGPILGLAPAPEYTFLIYAAPVGNYFKEGLAPINLVVHDEFHRAMPGGTGGVKTIANYAPVLRAQMDAKSKGFTDVLYLDSVHKRYLEEVSSCNVFVVKGGVVATPDTRGTILPGITRKSVIELARDRGYKVEERLVSIDDLVAADEVFCTGTAVVVAPVSTVTYQGERYEFRTGPDTVSQELYTTLTSIQMGMAAEDSKGWTVAVE, from the exons ATGGCCGCGTTGACATCTGCGAAGGGCGCTCTCCTTCCGTCGTGGgctcgcagcagcagcagcggccATGGCGGCGACTTGTGGAGGGTCCTGGGGAAGGCGTTGGCTACG gccggaggaggaggcggcggcggatGCTCCCTTCTGCTCCCGCGCCGGTGGCAGTCGTCGCTGCCGCAGCTGGACCACGTCGCCGACAG GTCCAACGAGGAGAGCGGCGGCGAGATCGACTGGGACAACCTCGGCTTCGGCCTCACCCCGACCGACTACATGTACGTCACGCGGTGCTCGCCGGAGGACCGCGGCGACTTCCCCCGCGGCGAGCTCTGCCGCTACGGCAACATCGAGCTCAGCCCCTCCTCCGGCGTTCTAAACTACGCCCAG GGCCTGTTCGAGGGAATGAAGGCGTACcggcggccggaccgggccgggtaCACGCTGTTCCGGCCGGAGGAGAACGCGCGGCGGATGCAGCGCGGCGCCGAGCGCATGTGCATGCCGGCGCCGTCGGTGGAGCAGTTCGTCCACGCCGTCAGGCAGACAGTCCTCGCCAACAGGCGCTGG GTGCCGCCGCAGGGGAAGGGAGCCCTGTACCTCCGGCCTCTGCTCGTGGGGAGCGGCCCGATCCTTGGGCTGGCTCCGGCCCCCGAGTACACCTTCCTCATCTACGCCGCACCCGTTGGGAACTACTTCAAG GAGGGCCTGGCGCCCATCAACCTGGTGGTGCATGACGAGTTCCACCGCGCGATGCCCGGCGGCACCGGCGGGGTCAAGACCATCGCCAACTACGCGCCG GTGCTGAGGGCGCAGATGGACGCCAAGAGCAAGGGGTTCACGGACGTGCTGTACCTGGACTCGGTCCACAAGCGGTACCTGGAGGAGGTGTCGTCGTGCAACGTGTTCGTCGTCAAGGGCGGCGTGGTCGCCACGCCGGACACCCGGGGCACCATCCTGCCGGGCATCACGCGCAAGAGCGTCATCGAGCTCGCCAGGGACCGCGGATACAAGGTTGAGGAACGCCTGGTTTCCATCGACGATCTGGTGGCCGCAGACGAGGTGTTCTGCACCGGGACCGCGGTGGTGGTTGCTCCCGTGTCGACAGTCACGTACCAGGGCGAGAG GTATGAGTTCAGAACGGGGCCGGACACGGTGTCGCAGGAGCTGTACACGACGCTGACATCCATTCAGATGGGCATGGCCGCCGAGGACAGCAAGGGATGGACAGTAGCAGTAGAGTAG
- the LOC100281255 gene encoding branched-chain-amino-acid aminotransferase isoform X3 produces the protein MPLPAAMRSSMLRGRCNLFLPFAARCSQAGGGGGGGCSLLLPRRWQSSLPQLDHVADRSNEESGGEIDWDNLGFGLTPTDYMYVTRCSPEDRGDFPRGELCRYGNIELSPSSGVLNYAQGLFEGMKAYRRPDRAGYTLFRPEENARRMQRGAERMCMPAPSVEQFVHAVRQTVLANRRWVPPQGKGALYLRPLLVGSGPILGLAPAPEYTFLIYAAPVGNYFKEGLAPINLVVHDEFHRAMPGGTGGVKTIANYAPVLRAQMDAKSKGFTDVLYLDSVHKRYLEEVSSCNVFVVKGGVVATPDTRGTILPGITRKSVIELARDRGYKVEERLVSIDDLVAADEVFCTGTAVVVAPVSTVTYQGERYEFRTGPDTVSQELYTTLTSIQMGMAAEDSKGWTVAVE, from the exons ATGCCTCTCCCCGCCGCGATGAGATCATCCATGCTCAGAGGTCGGTGTAACCTCTTCCTCCCTTTCGCTGCTCGCTGTTCGCAGgccggaggaggaggcggcggcggatGCTCCCTTCTGCTCCCGCGCCGGTGGCAGTCGTCGCTGCCGCAGCTGGACCACGTCGCCGACAG GTCCAACGAGGAGAGCGGCGGCGAGATCGACTGGGACAACCTCGGCTTCGGCCTCACCCCGACCGACTACATGTACGTCACGCGGTGCTCGCCGGAGGACCGCGGCGACTTCCCCCGCGGCGAGCTCTGCCGCTACGGCAACATCGAGCTCAGCCCCTCCTCCGGCGTTCTAAACTACGCCCAG GGCCTGTTCGAGGGAATGAAGGCGTACcggcggccggaccgggccgggtaCACGCTGTTCCGGCCGGAGGAGAACGCGCGGCGGATGCAGCGCGGCGCCGAGCGCATGTGCATGCCGGCGCCGTCGGTGGAGCAGTTCGTCCACGCCGTCAGGCAGACAGTCCTCGCCAACAGGCGCTGG GTGCCGCCGCAGGGGAAGGGAGCCCTGTACCTCCGGCCTCTGCTCGTGGGGAGCGGCCCGATCCTTGGGCTGGCTCCGGCCCCCGAGTACACCTTCCTCATCTACGCCGCACCCGTTGGGAACTACTTCAAG GAGGGCCTGGCGCCCATCAACCTGGTGGTGCATGACGAGTTCCACCGCGCGATGCCCGGCGGCACCGGCGGGGTCAAGACCATCGCCAACTACGCGCCG GTGCTGAGGGCGCAGATGGACGCCAAGAGCAAGGGGTTCACGGACGTGCTGTACCTGGACTCGGTCCACAAGCGGTACCTGGAGGAGGTGTCGTCGTGCAACGTGTTCGTCGTCAAGGGCGGCGTGGTCGCCACGCCGGACACCCGGGGCACCATCCTGCCGGGCATCACGCGCAAGAGCGTCATCGAGCTCGCCAGGGACCGCGGATACAAGGTTGAGGAACGCCTGGTTTCCATCGACGATCTGGTGGCCGCAGACGAGGTGTTCTGCACCGGGACCGCGGTGGTGGTTGCTCCCGTGTCGACAGTCACGTACCAGGGCGAGAG GTATGAGTTCAGAACGGGGCCGGACACGGTGTCGCAGGAGCTGTACACGACGCTGACATCCATTCAGATGGGCATGGCCGCCGAGGACAGCAAGGGATGGACAGTAGCAGTAGAGTAG
- the LOC100281255 gene encoding branched-chain-amino-acid aminotransferase isoform X2, translating to MPLPAAMRSSMLRGRCNLFLPFAARCSQAGGGGGGGCSLLLPRRWQSSLPQLDHVADSMRVNVLRRSNEESGGEIDWDNLGFGLTPTDYMYVTRCSPEDRGDFPRGELCRYGNIELSPSSGVLNYAQGLFEGMKAYRRPDRAGYTLFRPEENARRMQRGAERMCMPAPSVEQFVHAVRQTVLANRRWVPPQGKGALYLRPLLVGSGPILGLAPAPEYTFLIYAAPVGNYFKEGLAPINLVVHDEFHRAMPGGTGGVKTIANYAPVLRAQMDAKSKGFTDVLYLDSVHKRYLEEVSSCNVFVVKGGVVATPDTRGTILPGITRKSVIELARDRGYKVEERLVSIDDLVAADEVFCTGTAVVVAPVSTVTYQGERYEFRTGPDTVSQELYTTLTSIQMGMAAEDSKGWTVAVE from the exons ATGCCTCTCCCCGCCGCGATGAGATCATCCATGCTCAGAGGTCGGTGTAACCTCTTCCTCCCTTTCGCTGCTCGCTGTTCGCAGgccggaggaggaggcggcggcggatGCTCCCTTCTGCTCCCGCGCCGGTGGCAGTCGTCGCTGCCGCAGCTGGACCACGTCGCCGACAG CATGCGTGTGAACGTACTACGCAGGTCCAACGAGGAGAGCGGCGGCGAGATCGACTGGGACAACCTCGGCTTCGGCCTCACCCCGACCGACTACATGTACGTCACGCGGTGCTCGCCGGAGGACCGCGGCGACTTCCCCCGCGGCGAGCTCTGCCGCTACGGCAACATCGAGCTCAGCCCCTCCTCCGGCGTTCTAAACTACGCCCAG GGCCTGTTCGAGGGAATGAAGGCGTACcggcggccggaccgggccgggtaCACGCTGTTCCGGCCGGAGGAGAACGCGCGGCGGATGCAGCGCGGCGCCGAGCGCATGTGCATGCCGGCGCCGTCGGTGGAGCAGTTCGTCCACGCCGTCAGGCAGACAGTCCTCGCCAACAGGCGCTGG GTGCCGCCGCAGGGGAAGGGAGCCCTGTACCTCCGGCCTCTGCTCGTGGGGAGCGGCCCGATCCTTGGGCTGGCTCCGGCCCCCGAGTACACCTTCCTCATCTACGCCGCACCCGTTGGGAACTACTTCAAG GAGGGCCTGGCGCCCATCAACCTGGTGGTGCATGACGAGTTCCACCGCGCGATGCCCGGCGGCACCGGCGGGGTCAAGACCATCGCCAACTACGCGCCG GTGCTGAGGGCGCAGATGGACGCCAAGAGCAAGGGGTTCACGGACGTGCTGTACCTGGACTCGGTCCACAAGCGGTACCTGGAGGAGGTGTCGTCGTGCAACGTGTTCGTCGTCAAGGGCGGCGTGGTCGCCACGCCGGACACCCGGGGCACCATCCTGCCGGGCATCACGCGCAAGAGCGTCATCGAGCTCGCCAGGGACCGCGGATACAAGGTTGAGGAACGCCTGGTTTCCATCGACGATCTGGTGGCCGCAGACGAGGTGTTCTGCACCGGGACCGCGGTGGTGGTTGCTCCCGTGTCGACAGTCACGTACCAGGGCGAGAG GTATGAGTTCAGAACGGGGCCGGACACGGTGTCGCAGGAGCTGTACACGACGCTGACATCCATTCAGATGGGCATGGCCGCCGAGGACAGCAAGGGATGGACAGTAGCAGTAGAGTAG